A genomic stretch from Malus domestica chromosome 15, GDT2T_hap1 includes:
- the LOC103441980 gene encoding transcription initiation factor TFIID subunit 5, with amino-acid sequence MAEAVDEESVRKFVAAYLKKKGFKQTENAFQDELNKNANSSWSPISFNSKLGSDVAKHILSFSQYEEGPAQYQDAYAKLRSWTYSSLDLYRHELLRVLYPVFIHCFMDLVAKGHNQEARTFFNSFREKHEMMHQRDLQKLEGVLSPSHLEEMEFAHSLRQSKVNIKICQYSYELLLQFLHKSQSATVLGIINEHINFQVSPGQPSSISDDAEALTLTGSSLDSANQINQKEIHWGLLEDSLEERLDKAGALDSERAEGESKEGDGDENKKKLSEGAKQGASNKKLKKDKAADAAKSARPEATPVTAVPRVKPELTLPVISAEVEQSILEDLRNRVQLSNAALPSVSFYTFINTHNGLNCSSISHDGSMVAGGFSDSSLKVWDMAKIGQQGLDSLQVENGTTTSSEQVLSNGGKKPYTLFQGHSGPVYSATFNPLGDFILSSSADSTVRLWSTKLNANLVCYKGHNYPVWDVQFSPVGPYFASASHDRTARIWSMDRIQPLCVQWHVNCNYIATGSSDKTVRLWDVQTGECVRIFIGHRSMVLSLAMSPDGRYTASGDEDGAMMMWDLSSGRCVTPLTGHTSCVWTLDFSGEGSLLASGSADCTVKLWDVTASTKLPRTEENKSGNTSGMRSLKTLPTKSTPVYSLRFSRRNLLLASGVLSKTV; translated from the exons ATGGCCGAGGCGGTGGACGAGGAGAGCGTGCGGAAGTTCGTGGCGGCTTACTTGAAGAAGAAAGGCTTCAAGCAGACCGAGAACGCTTTTCAAGACGAACTAAACAAGAATGCCAACAGCTCTTGGTCCCCGATTTCTTTCAATTCCAAATTGGGCTCCGACGTCGCCAAGCACATCCTATCCTTCTCtca ATATGAGGAAGGTCCAGCACAGTACCAAGATGCATATGCCAAGTTGAGGTCGTGGACTTACAGTTCACTAGATTTGTACAGG CATGAGTTGCTTCGTGTTCTCTATCCAGTATTTATTCATTGTTTTATGGATCTGGTTGCTAAAGGTCATAATCAAGAAG CTCGGACATTTTTCAACAGCTTCCGTGAAAAACACGAAATGATGCACCAACGAGATCTACAGAAGTTGGAAGGCGTTCTTTCTCCCTCTCATTTGGAG GAGATGGAATTCGCTCATTCTCTTAGGCAGAGCAAAGTCAACATAAAGATATGCCAA TACTCGTATGAGCTTCTGCTGCAGTTTCTACACAAGTCGCAGTCCGCCACAGTGCTTGGGATTATCAATGAGCATATTAACTTCCAAG TTTCTCCTGGACAACCCAGTTCAATTTCTGATGATGCTGAGGCTCTAACACTTACCGGAAGTAGCCTGGATTCAGCTAATCAGATAAACCAGAAGGAAATACATTGGGGG TTGCTCGAAGATTCCTTGGAAGAACGCTTGGACAAGGCTGGGGCCTTAGACTCTGAAAGGGCAGAAGGAGAAAGCAAAGAAGGGGACGGGGATGAGAATAAG AAAAAATTAAGTGAAGGAGCTAAACAGGGGGCTTCGAACAAAAAGTTGAAAAAGGACAAGGCTGCTGATGCAGCGAAAAGCGCACGCCCTGAGGCAACCCCTGTAACTGCAGTACCAAGAGTCAAACCAGAGCTTACTTTGCCAGTAAT TTCCGCAGAGGTTGAACAGTCTATTCTTGAAGACTTGAGAAACCGTGTGCAATTGAGTAATGCTGCGCTGCCATCTGTCAGCTTTTATACATTCATCAACACGCACAATGG TTTAAACTGTTCGTCTATATCCCATGATGGATCCATGGTTGCTGGGGGATTTTCAGACTCGTCGCTGAAG GTATGGGATATGGCAAAGATTGGGCAACAAGGCCTTGATT CTTTGCAGGTTGAGAATGGCACCACCACTTCAAGTGAGCAAGTTCTGTCAAATGGTGGGAAAAAACCATATACTTTGTTTCAGGGTCATTCAGGGCCAGTTTATTCAGCTACTTTCAATCCCCTTGGGGATTTTATTCTTTCCTCTTCGGCAGACTCAACTG TTCGGTTGTGGAGCACAAAACTAAATGCAAATCTTGTTTGCTACAAGGGTCATAATTACCCAGTATGGGATGTTCAG TTTAGCCCTGTAGGTCCTTATTTTGCCAGTGCTTCCCATGATCGAACAGCAAGGATATGGTCTATGGACAGAATTCAGCC tttgtgtgtgcaaTGGCATGTCAACTGCAACTACATTGCCACTGGTTCGAGTGACAAAACAGTTCGATTGTGGGATGTACAGACTGGAGAGTGTGTCCGAATATTTATTGGTCACAGGAGTATGGTTTTGTCTCTGGCAATGTCACCTGATGGCCGTTACACGGCTTCTGGTGATGAAGATGGAGCAATGATGATGTGGGACCTTTCAAGTGGCCGCTGTGTTACACCTTTGACGGGTCACACCTCATGCGTATGGACACTTGATTTCAG TGGTGAGGGTTCGCTTCTTGCTTCTGGATCTGCCGATTGCACTGTAAAACTATGGGACGTAACTGCAAGTACAAAGTTGCCAAGAACTGAAGAAAA CAAAAGCGGAAATACCAGCGGAATGAGATCATTGAAGACTTTGCCGACGAAGTCTACTCCTGTCTATTCGTTACGG TTTTCTCGAAGAAACCTTCTACTTGCTTCCGGGGTTCTCTCAAAAACTGTATAA